The Xanthomonas sp. CFBP 8443 genome has a window encoding:
- a CDS encoding DMT family transporter, with amino-acid sequence MSLRAAMLMLASTLAFGLMVVAIRLASAHLSTVEIAFFRNLFGLLFLLPMLLRPGQPLPRTAQLPRYLLRTAVGLVSMLAGFWAIGHLPLSQAIALSYSTPLFVTLAAAFWLGENVRLRRWMAVLCGFAGVLIIVRPGAATFSTGTLVALLAAVMSALVAIQIKQLARADSANTVVFYTYVFWVPMSLLPALFAWTWPHGIDWLWLLATGLFGTLGQLLWTRALRIGEVSALTPISFIQLPFVALLGWWLFGEAIAPHTLLGAAIIIAANVYIAHRESVLAKRAATHAPMEGAKPGE; translated from the coding sequence ATGTCGCTGCGCGCGGCCATGCTGATGCTGGCCAGCACGCTGGCGTTCGGGCTGATGGTGGTGGCGATCCGGCTGGCATCCGCGCACCTGTCCACGGTGGAGATCGCCTTCTTCCGCAACCTGTTCGGCCTGCTGTTCCTGCTGCCGATGCTGCTGCGTCCGGGCCAGCCGCTGCCGCGCACCGCGCAGCTGCCGCGCTACCTGCTGCGCACCGCGGTCGGCCTGGTGTCGATGCTGGCCGGGTTCTGGGCGATCGGCCACCTGCCGCTGTCGCAGGCGATCGCGCTGTCCTACTCCACGCCGCTGTTCGTGACCCTGGCCGCGGCGTTCTGGCTGGGCGAGAACGTGCGCCTGCGGCGCTGGATGGCGGTGCTGTGCGGCTTCGCCGGCGTGCTGATCATCGTGCGCCCCGGCGCGGCCACGTTCAGCACCGGCACCCTGGTCGCGCTGCTGGCGGCGGTGATGAGCGCGCTGGTGGCGATCCAGATCAAGCAGCTGGCACGGGCGGACTCGGCCAACACGGTGGTGTTCTACACCTACGTGTTCTGGGTGCCGATGTCGTTGCTGCCGGCGCTGTTCGCCTGGACCTGGCCGCACGGCATCGACTGGCTGTGGCTGCTCGCCACCGGCCTGTTCGGCACGCTGGGGCAACTGCTGTGGACGCGCGCGCTGCGCATCGGCGAGGTCTCGGCGCTGACCCCGATCAGCTTCATCCAGCTGCCGTTCGTGGCGCTGCTGGGCTGGTGGCTGTTCGGCGAGGCGATCGCGCCGCACACCCTGCTCGGCGCGGCCATCATCATCGCCGCCAACGTCTACATCGCGCATCGCGAATCGGTGCTGGCCAAGCGCGCCGCCACGCACGCGCCGATGGAAGGCGCCAAGCCCGGGGAATGA
- the murB gene encoding UDP-N-acetylmuramate dehydrogenase translates to MSNAWSLTANAPLQALNTFHVAAQAPWLLQIFAPEALPEALLAPELAGAALLPLGSGSNMLFAGDAPGVVLAFANRSIDTLEHRADYAIVRAGAGVGWHELVMWSLAQGLSGLENLALIPGTVGAAPIQNIGAYGAQVGEFVHVVEAYDRADARFVRLDAAACEFGYRDSLFKRQPDRYLIAAVEFNLPRLHALRLDYAGIGEELEALGIAMPGAPDVAQAVINIRRRKLPDPDVLGNAGSFFKNPLLPAEQAQALQHAYPALPVFPGDAEDQRKLSAAWLIEACGWKGHRDGDAGVSAAHALVLVNHGQASGAELLALARRISASVLERFGVILEPEPRIVGAQW, encoded by the coding sequence ATGAGCAATGCCTGGTCGCTGACCGCCAACGCGCCGCTGCAGGCGCTGAACACCTTCCATGTCGCCGCGCAGGCGCCGTGGCTGCTGCAGATCTTCGCGCCCGAGGCGCTGCCCGAGGCGCTGCTGGCGCCGGAACTGGCCGGCGCCGCGCTGCTGCCGCTGGGCAGCGGCAGCAACATGCTGTTCGCCGGCGATGCGCCCGGCGTGGTGCTGGCCTTCGCCAACCGCAGCATCGACACGCTGGAGCATCGCGCCGACTACGCCATCGTCCGCGCCGGCGCCGGCGTGGGCTGGCACGAACTGGTGATGTGGTCGCTGGCGCAGGGCCTGTCCGGCCTGGAGAACCTGGCGCTGATCCCGGGCACGGTCGGCGCCGCGCCGATCCAGAACATCGGCGCCTATGGCGCGCAGGTCGGCGAGTTCGTGCACGTGGTCGAGGCCTACGACCGCGCCGACGCGCGCTTCGTGCGGCTGGACGCGGCGGCCTGCGAATTCGGCTACCGCGACAGCCTGTTCAAGCGCCAGCCCGACCGCTATCTGATCGCCGCGGTCGAATTCAACCTGCCGCGGCTGCATGCGCTGCGCCTGGACTACGCCGGCATCGGCGAGGAACTGGAGGCGCTCGGCATCGCCATGCCCGGCGCGCCCGACGTGGCGCAGGCGGTGATCAACATCCGCCGCCGCAAGCTGCCGGACCCGGACGTGCTCGGCAACGCCGGCAGCTTCTTCAAGAACCCGCTGCTGCCGGCCGAACAGGCGCAGGCGCTGCAGCACGCCTACCCGGCGCTGCCAGTGTTTCCCGGCGACGCCGAGGACCAGCGCAAGCTGTCGGCGGCGTGGCTGATCGAGGCCTGCGGCTGGAAGGGCCATCGCGACGGCGACGCCGGCGTGTCCGCCGCGCACGCGCTGGTGCTGGTCAACCACGGCCAGGCCAGCGGCGCCGAGCTGCTGGCATTGGCGCGGCGCATTTCCGCGTCGGTGCTGGAACGTTTCGGCGTGATCCTCGAACCGGAGCCGCGCATCGTCGGCGCGCAGTGGTGA
- a CDS encoding quinone-dependent dihydroorotate dehydrogenase — protein sequence MYSLARPFLFAFDAERAHALGLRAIEMAYRTGTNPLLAKAIAPMPTRAFGLEFPNPVGLGAGLDKNGEHIDALLALGFGFVEIGTITPRPQQGNPKPRMFRLPREQAVINRMGFNNLGVDALVRNVERARRRHGLLGINIGKNKDTPNEDAASDYLHCLEKVYALADYVTVNISSPNTAGLRELQEEQALRQLVSQLREAQEALAARHGKRVPMLVKVAPDLSDSDIDAAARVLSDLQVDGVIATNTTITRPGLERNPLGAEAGGLSGAPLLGQSTLVLRRLRARLPEAIPLIGVGGILSGADAVAKMAAGAALVQCYSGLVFRGPELIGECVEAMRRRREAPSRGAVAAL from the coding sequence ATGTATTCCCTCGCCCGCCCGTTCCTGTTCGCCTTCGACGCCGAGCGCGCCCACGCATTGGGCCTGCGCGCGATCGAGATGGCCTACCGCACCGGCACCAACCCGCTGCTGGCCAAGGCCATCGCGCCGATGCCCACGCGCGCCTTCGGCCTGGAGTTCCCCAACCCGGTCGGGCTGGGCGCCGGCCTGGACAAGAACGGCGAGCACATCGACGCGCTGCTGGCGCTGGGCTTCGGCTTCGTCGAGATCGGCACCATCACCCCGCGGCCGCAGCAGGGCAATCCGAAGCCGCGCATGTTCCGGCTGCCGCGCGAGCAGGCGGTGATCAACCGCATGGGCTTCAACAACCTCGGCGTGGATGCGCTGGTGCGCAACGTCGAGCGCGCGCGCCGCCGCCACGGCCTGCTCGGCATCAACATCGGCAAGAACAAGGACACGCCGAACGAGGACGCCGCGTCGGACTATCTGCATTGCCTGGAAAAGGTCTACGCGCTGGCCGACTACGTCACCGTCAACATCTCCTCGCCCAACACCGCCGGCCTGCGCGAGCTGCAGGAGGAACAGGCGCTGCGGCAGCTGGTGTCGCAATTGCGCGAGGCGCAGGAAGCGCTGGCCGCGCGCCACGGCAAGCGCGTGCCGATGCTGGTCAAGGTCGCGCCGGACCTGAGCGACAGCGACATCGACGCGGCGGCGCGGGTGCTGTCGGACCTGCAGGTGGACGGGGTCATCGCCACCAACACCACCATCACCCGCCCCGGCCTGGAGCGCAACCCACTGGGCGCCGAAGCCGGCGGCCTGTCCGGCGCGCCGCTGCTGGGCCAGTCCACGCTGGTGCTGCGCCGGCTGCGCGCGCGCCTGCCCGAGGCGATCCCGCTGATCGGGGTCGGCGGCATCCTCTCCGGCGCCGACGCGGTGGCGAAGATGGCCGCCGGCGCGGCCCTGGTGCAGTGCTACAGCGGGCTGGTGTTCCGCGGGCCGGAACTGATCGGCGAATGCGTCGAGGCGATGCGCCGGCGCCGCGAGGCGCCCAGCCGCGGCGCGGTCGCCGCGCTATGA
- a CDS encoding class I SAM-dependent methyltransferase — MDASAPRERFSDRVADYVRYRPDYPPALLDWVHGELGVARDAQVADIGAGTGISTRMLLQAGHPVLAVEPNAAMRAAAETLLRDLPGFAAVDGSAEATTLPAASVDLISAAQAFHWFDLEAVRREWARVLRPGGLALVYWNSRLLDGTPFLHDYERLLLDYGTDYSAVAERYHDDATMQRWFGAGLRGTAQFPNVQQLDYDGLRGRLLSSSYAPLAGHPRHAPMLAALRALFDRHQVDGLVDVHYRTRAFAGTLN; from the coding sequence ATGGACGCCTCCGCTCCGCGCGAACGCTTCAGCGACCGCGTCGCCGACTACGTCCGCTACCGCCCCGACTATCCGCCGGCACTGCTGGACTGGGTGCACGGGGAACTCGGCGTGGCGCGCGACGCGCAGGTCGCCGACATCGGCGCCGGCACCGGCATCTCCACCCGCATGTTGCTGCAGGCCGGGCACCCGGTGCTGGCGGTGGAGCCGAACGCGGCGATGCGCGCGGCCGCCGAGACGCTGCTGCGCGACCTCCCCGGCTTCGCCGCGGTCGACGGCAGCGCCGAGGCCACCACCCTGCCCGCCGCCAGCGTCGACCTGATCAGCGCCGCGCAAGCCTTCCATTGGTTCGACCTGGAGGCGGTGCGCCGCGAATGGGCGCGGGTGCTGCGCCCCGGCGGGCTGGCGCTGGTGTACTGGAACTCGCGGCTGCTCGACGGCACGCCGTTCCTGCACGACTACGAGCGCTTGCTGCTCGACTACGGCACCGACTACAGCGCGGTGGCCGAGCGCTACCACGACGATGCGACGATGCAGCGCTGGTTCGGCGCCGGCCTGCGCGGCACGGCCCAGTTCCCGAACGTGCAGCAGCTGGACTACGACGGCCTGCGCGGGCGCCTGCTGTCGTCCTCCTACGCGCCGCTGGCCGGGCATCCGCGCCACGCGCCGATGCTGGCCGCGCTGCGCGCGCTGTTCGATCGCCACCAGGTCGATGGCCTGGTCGATGTCCACTACCGTACCCGTGCCTTCGCCGGCACGTTGAACTGA
- a CDS encoding DUF4190 domain-containing protein, producing the protein MNAVRETNSLAVVSLIAGILGWTLMPVLGSLGAIIAGHLARAEIRRQPQRFQGDGLAVGGLLLGWLAVIVAVVVVLAFVAFFGGLAWLASIQG; encoded by the coding sequence ATGAACGCCGTCCGTGAAACCAATTCGCTCGCCGTGGTCAGCCTGATCGCCGGCATCCTCGGCTGGACCCTGATGCCGGTGCTCGGCAGCCTCGGCGCGATCATCGCCGGGCACCTGGCGCGCGCCGAGATCCGGCGCCAGCCACAGCGCTTCCAGGGCGACGGGCTGGCGGTCGGCGGGCTGCTCCTCGGCTGGCTCGCGGTGATCGTCGCCGTCGTGGTGGTGCTGGCGTTCGTGGCGTTCTTCGGCGGGCTGGCGTGGCTCGCCAGCATCCAGGGCTGA
- a CDS encoding metallophosphoesterase family protein produces MRIAALSDIHGNLPALDAVLADIGRRGVERIVNLGDIVSGPLWPRETASRLLPLALPTVRGNHERQLGELAPAAMGASDAYAHAQLTPAQLRWLAGLPPTLALDQALLCHGTPHDDLCWLLDELDPPRLLAADARRVSERLGATPQATLVLCGHSHVPRTLRLDDGRLLCNPGSVGLPAYAETHPRPYRVETGTPQARYAILEHRDGHWQAQLLAVDYDHASAAAQAERNGQPLWAHALRHGRMPG; encoded by the coding sequence ATGCGCATCGCCGCCCTGTCCGATATCCACGGCAACCTGCCCGCGCTGGACGCGGTGCTTGCGGACATCGGGCGGCGCGGCGTGGAGCGGATCGTCAACCTCGGCGACATCGTGTCCGGTCCGCTGTGGCCGCGCGAGACCGCCTCGCGGCTGCTGCCGCTGGCCCTGCCCACGGTGCGCGGCAACCACGAACGCCAGCTCGGCGAACTGGCGCCCGCGGCGATGGGCGCCAGCGATGCCTACGCCCACGCGCAGCTGACGCCGGCGCAGCTGCGCTGGCTGGCCGGGCTGCCGCCGACCCTCGCGCTGGACCAGGCCCTGCTGTGCCACGGCACGCCGCACGACGATCTGTGCTGGCTGCTCGACGAACTGGACCCGCCCCGCTTGCTGGCCGCCGACGCACGCCGCGTAAGCGAACGACTCGGCGCAACGCCGCAGGCGACGCTGGTGCTGTGCGGACACAGCCACGTGCCGCGCACGCTGCGCCTGGACGACGGGCGGCTGCTGTGCAATCCGGGCAGCGTCGGCCTGCCCGCCTACGCCGAGACGCATCCGCGGCCGTACCGGGTCGAGACCGGCACGCCGCAGGCGCGCTACGCGATCCTGGAACACCGCGACGGCCATTGGCAGGCGCAGCTGCTGGCGGTCGACTACGACCATGCCAGCGCCGCGGCGCAGGCCGAACGCAACGGCCAACCGCTGTGGGCGCACGCGCTGCGCCACGGACGCATGCCCGGATGA
- a CDS encoding aldehyde dehydrogenase family protein: MSADLLKALGLTASNSGTYLGNGEWSTATGAGVLQPLNPSNNAVIAEVQATTKDDYETVVARAQAAFKVWRTTPAPRRGEAVRLCGEALRRNKDALGSLVALEMGKSKPEGDGEVQEMIDIADFAVGQSRMLYGYTLHSERPGHRMYEQYQPLGLVGIISAFNFPVAVWAWNAFLAAICGDICLWKPSNKTPLTAIASMKICNDALRDAGFPDIFFLINDAGTELAETLVEDKRIALISFTGSTQVGRNVAEKCARRLGRCLLELGGNNAIILDESADLKLAIPGIVFGAVGTAGQRCTTTRRLIVHESIYDTVLATLLKAYKQVEGKIGDPTDPANLMGPLNSRGAVEQFLASIEKAKAAGGTVETGGTALDRPGNFVLPAIVTGLHNGDDVVQHETFAPILYVMKYSTLDEAIDLQNGVPQGLSSSIFTQNLKAAEKFLSAAGSDCGIANVNIGTSGAEIGGAFGGEKDTGGGRESGSDAWKVYMRRQTNTINYSDSLPLAQGIKFDL; this comes from the coding sequence ATGTCCGCTGATCTGCTCAAGGCGCTCGGCCTGACCGCGTCCAATTCCGGCACCTACCTCGGCAACGGCGAGTGGTCCACGGCCACCGGCGCCGGCGTGCTGCAGCCGTTGAACCCGTCCAACAACGCGGTGATCGCCGAGGTGCAGGCGACCACCAAGGACGATTACGAAACCGTCGTCGCCCGTGCCCAGGCCGCGTTCAAGGTGTGGCGCACGACCCCGGCGCCGCGCCGCGGCGAGGCGGTGCGGCTGTGCGGTGAAGCGCTGCGCCGGAACAAGGACGCGCTGGGTTCGCTGGTCGCGCTGGAAATGGGCAAGAGCAAGCCCGAAGGCGACGGCGAGGTGCAGGAGATGATCGACATCGCCGATTTCGCGGTCGGCCAGAGCCGCATGCTGTACGGCTACACGCTGCACTCCGAGCGTCCCGGCCACCGCATGTACGAGCAGTACCAGCCGCTGGGCCTGGTCGGCATTATCAGCGCGTTCAACTTCCCGGTCGCGGTGTGGGCGTGGAACGCGTTCCTGGCGGCGATCTGCGGCGACATCTGCCTGTGGAAGCCGTCCAACAAGACCCCGCTGACCGCGATCGCGTCGATGAAGATCTGCAACGACGCGCTGCGCGACGCCGGCTTCCCGGACATCTTCTTCCTGATCAACGACGCCGGTACCGAACTGGCCGAAACCCTGGTCGAGGACAAGCGCATCGCCCTGATCAGCTTCACCGGTTCGACCCAGGTCGGGCGCAACGTCGCCGAGAAGTGCGCGCGGCGCCTGGGCCGCTGCCTGCTGGAGCTGGGCGGCAACAACGCGATCATCCTCGACGAGAGCGCCGACCTGAAGCTGGCGATCCCGGGCATCGTGTTCGGCGCGGTCGGCACCGCCGGCCAGCGCTGCACCACCACGCGCCGGCTGATCGTGCACGAATCGATCTACGACACCGTGCTGGCGACCCTGCTCAAGGCCTACAAGCAGGTCGAAGGCAAGATCGGCGATCCCACCGATCCGGCCAACCTGATGGGGCCGCTGAACAGCCGCGGCGCGGTCGAGCAGTTCCTGGCCTCGATCGAAAAGGCCAAGGCCGCCGGCGGCACCGTCGAGACCGGCGGCACCGCGCTGGACCGGCCCGGCAACTTCGTGCTGCCGGCGATCGTCACCGGCCTGCACAACGGCGACGACGTGGTGCAGCACGAGACCTTCGCGCCGATCCTGTACGTGATGAAGTACAGCACCCTGGACGAGGCCATCGACCTGCAGAACGGCGTGCCGCAGGGCCTGTCCTCCTCGATCTTCACCCAGAACCTGAAGGCCGCTGAGAAGTTCCTGTCGGCGGCCGGCAGCGACTGCGGCATCGCCAACGTCAACATCGGCACTTCCGGCGCCGAGATCGGCGGCGCGTTCGGCGGCGAGAAGGACACCGGCGGCGGCCGCGAATCCGGCTCGGACGCGTGGAAGGTGTACATGCGCCGGCAGACCAATACGATCAACTACTCCGACTCGCTGCCGCTGGCGCAGGGCATCAAGTTCGACCTGTAA
- the thrA gene encoding bifunctional aspartate kinase/homoserine dehydrogenase I, with protein MPSPAVASAPAAEPARTVVHKFGGTSVADAERYRHVAQLLLARPETLQVTVVSAMKGVTDALIALAELAASENSDWRERWHETRARHRAAAVSLLGEHAGITVEWLDARFEHLAEILGALAVIGELPREVLDRVQGLGEVYSAQLLGEHLRALGEDCAVLDAREVLVVDRGELGVDVDWEASARRLADWRAQHPQQRIVVTGFVARDRAGRITTLGRNGSDYSGAIFAALFDADELHIWTDVDGVLSADPRVVPEAVQLETLSYDEACELAYFGAKVVHPQTMSPAIERGLPIIIRNTFQPEHPGTRITASSASSGPIKGLTLSPDLAVLNLEGTGLIGVPGTAERVFAALRNARVSVVMISQGSSEHSICCVVRQNECERARDALLSAFAHELVVGQVQRVQLTTGISVLAAVGDGMAGQPGVAARLFESLGRAQVNILAIAQGSSERNISVAIDSAHATKALRAAHAGFWLSPQTFSVGVIGPGNVGAALLDQLRVAQPQLLAKANLDLRLRAIASRSTMRLETRAIAGDWRQAFASGPQPTDLDAFTAHLLSAHLPHAVIIDCSGSADVADRYAGWLAAGIHVVTPNKQAGAGPLARFHAIRAAAAGSGARFRYEATVGAGLPVITTLRDLVDTGDAVTAIEGIFSGTLAWLFNKYDGSAPFSQLVTEARGMGYTEPDPRDDLSGIDVARKLVILAREAGRELSLEDVAVESLVPEALRQASVEDFMARLHEVDAAFAQRLQAARARGCVLRYVAQLAPDRAPSVGLVELPAEHAFANLRLTDNVVQFTTRRYCDNPLVVQGPGAGPEVTAAGVFADLLRVAAGEGARL; from the coding sequence ATGCCGTCCCCCGCTGTCGCTTCCGCTCCCGCCGCAGAACCCGCGCGCACCGTCGTCCACAAGTTCGGCGGCACCTCGGTGGCCGACGCCGAACGCTATCGCCATGTCGCGCAGCTGTTGCTGGCGCGCCCGGAGACCCTGCAGGTCACCGTGGTCTCGGCGATGAAAGGGGTCACCGATGCGCTGATCGCGCTGGCCGAACTGGCCGCCAGCGAGAACAGCGACTGGCGCGAACGCTGGCACGAGACCCGCGCGCGGCACCGCGCCGCGGCGGTGTCGCTGCTCGGCGAGCACGCCGGCATCACCGTGGAGTGGCTGGACGCGCGCTTCGAGCATCTGGCCGAGATCCTCGGCGCGCTGGCGGTGATCGGCGAACTGCCGCGCGAGGTGCTGGACCGGGTGCAGGGCCTGGGCGAGGTGTATTCGGCGCAACTGCTCGGCGAGCACCTGCGCGCGCTGGGCGAGGACTGCGCGGTGCTGGACGCGCGCGAGGTGTTGGTGGTGGATCGCGGCGAACTGGGCGTGGACGTGGATTGGGAGGCCAGCGCGCGGCGCCTGGCGGACTGGCGCGCGCAGCACCCGCAGCAGCGCATCGTGGTCACCGGCTTCGTCGCCCGCGATCGCGCCGGGCGCATCACCACGCTCGGCCGCAACGGCAGCGACTATTCCGGCGCGATCTTCGCCGCCTTGTTCGATGCCGACGAACTGCATATCTGGACCGACGTCGACGGCGTGCTGTCGGCCGATCCGCGGGTGGTGCCCGAGGCGGTGCAGCTGGAGACGCTGAGCTACGACGAGGCCTGCGAACTGGCCTATTTCGGCGCCAAGGTGGTGCATCCGCAGACCATGTCGCCGGCGATCGAGCGCGGCCTGCCGATCATCATCCGCAACACCTTCCAGCCCGAGCACCCGGGCACCCGCATCACCGCCAGCAGCGCCTCCAGCGGCCCGATCAAGGGCCTGACCCTGAGCCCGGATCTGGCCGTGCTGAACCTCGAGGGCACCGGCCTGATCGGCGTGCCCGGCACCGCCGAGCGCGTGTTCGCCGCGCTGCGCAACGCGCGGGTGTCGGTGGTGATGATCTCACAGGGATCCTCGGAGCATTCGATCTGCTGCGTGGTGCGGCAGAACGAATGCGAGCGCGCGCGCGACGCGCTGCTGTCGGCATTCGCGCACGAGCTGGTGGTCGGCCAGGTGCAGCGGGTGCAGCTGACCACCGGCATCAGCGTGCTGGCCGCGGTGGGCGACGGCATGGCCGGGCAGCCGGGCGTGGCCGCGCGCCTGTTCGAATCGCTGGGCCGCGCCCAGGTCAACATCCTGGCGATCGCGCAGGGGTCCTCCGAGCGCAACATCTCGGTGGCGATCGACAGCGCGCACGCGACCAAGGCATTGCGCGCGGCGCACGCCGGGTTCTGGCTGTCGCCGCAGACCTTCTCGGTCGGGGTGATCGGCCCGGGCAACGTCGGCGCAGCGCTGCTCGACCAGTTGCGGGTGGCGCAGCCGCAACTGCTGGCCAAGGCCAACCTCGACCTGCGCCTGCGCGCGATCGCTTCGCGCAGCACGATGCGCCTGGAAACCCGCGCGATCGCCGGCGATTGGCGGCAGGCCTTCGCCAGCGGCCCGCAGCCCACCGACCTGGACGCGTTCACCGCGCACCTGCTGTCGGCGCACCTGCCGCACGCGGTGATCATCGATTGCAGCGGCAGCGCCGACGTCGCGGACCGCTACGCCGGCTGGCTCGCCGCCGGCATCCACGTGGTCACCCCGAACAAGCAGGCCGGCGCCGGGCCGCTGGCGCGCTTCCATGCGATCCGCGCCGCCGCCGCGGGCAGCGGCGCGCGCTTCCGCTACGAGGCCACGGTCGGCGCCGGGCTGCCGGTGATCACCACGCTGCGCGATCTGGTCGACACCGGCGACGCGGTCACCGCGATCGAAGGCATCTTCTCCGGCACGTTGGCCTGGCTGTTCAACAAATACGACGGCAGCGCGCCGTTCTCGCAGCTGGTCACCGAGGCGCGCGGCATGGGCTATACCGAGCCGGATCCGCGCGACGACCTGTCCGGCATCGACGTGGCGCGCAAGCTGGTGATCCTGGCGCGCGAGGCCGGGCGCGAGTTGAGCCTGGAGGACGTGGCGGTGGAGAGCCTGGTGCCGGAAGCGCTGCGCCAGGCCAGCGTCGAGGACTTCATGGCGCGCCTGCACGAAGTGGACGCGGCATTCGCGCAGCGCCTGCAGGCGGCCAGGGCGCGCGGCTGCGTGCTGCGCTACGTGGCGCAGCTGGCGCCGGACCGCGCGCCCAGCGTCGGCCTGGTGGAACTGCCGGCCGAGCACGCCTTCGCCAACCTGCGGCTGACCGACAACGTGGTGCAGTTCACCACCCGCCGGTATTGCGACAATCCGTTGGTAGTGCAGGGCCCCGGTGCCGGTCCGGAAGTCACCGCCGCCGGCGTGTTCGCCGACCTGCTGCGGGTGGCGGCGGGCGAGGGGGCGCGCTTGTGA
- a CDS encoding homoserine kinase, giving the protein MSLSPQPGARALPREARAFAPASVANVAVGFDLLGYAVEGVGDTVTVRRIDAPQVRIAAIRGTTVALPLEAARNTAGAALIALREALALPFGFELEIDKGIPLSSGMGGSAASCVAALVAANALLDAPLSREQLYLYSLEGEAVASGSRHGDNLGPMFLGGLVLSTLQRMVPVPVPAAWHSLLVHPDAVLETRRAREALAGEYRLGEFVTQSSNLALVLAGCHAGDEALVRAGLRDVLIEPRRAPLIAGFDAAKAAALAAGAMGASISGAGPSVFGWFATRAAAEAAAPAVQAAFADAGFDSQYWVSPLQCPGARLL; this is encoded by the coding sequence ATGTCGCTGTCGCCGCAGCCCGGCGCGCGCGCCTTGCCGCGCGAGGCGCGTGCGTTCGCGCCGGCCTCAGTGGCCAACGTGGCGGTGGGCTTCGACCTGCTCGGCTACGCGGTGGAAGGCGTCGGCGACACGGTGACGGTGCGCCGCATCGACGCGCCGCAGGTGCGCATCGCGGCGATCCGCGGCACCACCGTGGCGCTGCCGCTGGAGGCGGCGCGCAACACCGCCGGCGCGGCCTTGATCGCGCTACGCGAGGCGCTGGCATTGCCGTTCGGATTCGAACTGGAGATCGACAAGGGCATCCCGCTCAGTTCCGGGATGGGCGGTTCGGCGGCCTCGTGCGTGGCCGCGCTGGTGGCGGCCAATGCGCTGCTGGACGCGCCGCTGTCGCGCGAGCAGCTGTATCTGTATTCGCTGGAAGGCGAGGCGGTGGCCAGCGGCAGCCGCCACGGCGACAACCTGGGGCCGATGTTCCTGGGCGGGCTGGTGCTGTCGACGCTGCAGCGGATGGTGCCGGTGCCGGTGCCGGCGGCCTGGCACAGCCTGTTGGTGCATCCGGATGCGGTGCTGGAGACGCGCCGCGCGCGCGAGGCGCTGGCGGGCGAGTACCGGCTTGGCGAGTTCGTGACGCAGAGTTCCAATCTGGCGCTGGTGTTGGCGGGCTGTCATGCCGGCGATGAGGCATTGGTGCGCGCCGGCCTGCGCGACGTGCTGATCGAGCCGCGGCGGGCGCCGTTGATCGCCGGTTTCGATGCGGCCAAGGCGGCGGCCTTGGCGGCGGGGGCGATGGGCGCGAGCATTTCCGGTGCCGGTCCCAGCGTGTTCGGGTGGTTCGCGACGCGCGCGGCGGCCGAGGCGGCCGCGCCGGCGGTGCAGGCGGCGTTCGCGGACGCCGGCTTCGACAGCCAGTATTGGGTATCGCCGCTGCAGTGTCCGGGCGCCCGATTGCTGTAG